The proteins below are encoded in one region of Segatella copri:
- a CDS encoding MotA/TolQ/ExbB proton channel family protein codes for MCSLPMMAQEESMGFHQALKTKFIEGNAGFMSLVAIALIVGMAFCIERIIYLSLSEINAKKLMQDIDQKVSAGDVEGAKTLCRNTRGPVASICYQGLMHISESLDDIERSVSGYGTVQAANLEKGCSWIKLFIAMAPSLGFLGTVIGMVMSFDQIQQAGDISPTIVASGMKVALITTIFGIIVALILQVFYNYILSKVEHLTSQMEESAVTLMDIIAKNK; via the coding sequence ATGTGTTCTCTGCCTATGATGGCTCAAGAAGAGAGCATGGGATTTCATCAAGCTCTTAAGACAAAGTTTATAGAGGGTAATGCGGGATTTATGTCTCTCGTTGCCATCGCCCTCATCGTGGGTATGGCTTTCTGTATCGAGCGCATCATCTATCTGAGTCTTTCTGAAATCAACGCCAAGAAGTTGATGCAGGATATCGACCAGAAGGTGTCGGCGGGAGATGTGGAAGGGGCTAAGACGCTCTGCCGGAATACTCGCGGACCGGTGGCTTCTATATGCTACCAGGGTTTGATGCATATCAGCGAGAGTCTTGATGACATCGAGCGCTCGGTAAGCGGATATGGTACCGTTCAGGCGGCTAACCTGGAGAAAGGCTGCTCTTGGATCAAACTCTTTATCGCTATGGCGCCATCGCTCGGATTCCTCGGAACCGTGATCGGTATGGTCATGTCGTTCGACCAGATTCAGCAGGCGGGCGATATCAGTCCTACTATCGTTGCTTCGGGTATGAAAGTGGCGCTCATCACTACCATCTTCGGTATCATCGTAGCCCTCATCCTTCAGGTTTTCTATAACTACATCCTTTCTAAGGTGGAGCACCTGACAAGCCAGATGGAGGAGTCGGCGGTTACTTTAATGGATATTATTGCCAAGAATAAATAA